The genome window GCTGGTGCCAGCAGGTCAGGATGTGCGGTCGGCCATCCATAAAAATTTCCCGCTTCATGTTCGGATCCATGCATTCGATACGCAGGGTTTTGAACCACAGGATCACGATGCTGTACAGGATGGGCGGAAGGATGTGGTTGAAGAGGAGTTTTTTCATCGGCCGGGTGCAGGCGGGTTCAACGAATCGAGAATGTTCTGCGCGATGCGGTCCACCACGCCGGGCTCGCCCAGGGAGCGGCGCACGTCTTTCAGTTGCTGATGAAACCGGGCGGCGCGCTCGGCATCGTTCAGGACCTTCAACGTTTCGTCGGCGATGGCTTTGGGCGTCACCTGTTCGTTCAGCAATTCCGTCGCCACCTGTTCTTCGGCGACGATGTTGATCAGGCCAAACAGGCGGATGTCGGTGAAAAAACGGGCGATGAAGTAGGTCACCGGATGCACCTTGTAAATGATGAGCATCGGGCATTCCAGCAACCCCGCTTCCAGCGTGGCGGAACCGGAAGCCATGATCAGAAAATCGCTGGTGGCCATGACTTCGTAATTGCGCCCGGTGACGATGCGGATTCCCAGCGGGTTTTCGCCGAGGCGGTCGCGAATGAGATCGGGGTCGATGGAGTCGGCGACGGGCAGCAGAAACTGGCAGGCGCCCAGTTCATTGTGGATGATGTGGGCGGCGCCCAGCATGTCCTCCAGCAGAAAGTTGATTTCGCTCATGCGGCTGCCGGGCATGAGGCCGACGGTTTGGACGTTGGGATCGAGCCCGAACTCGCGGAGGGCCTCGTCTTTGGACAGGCGCGGCCGGGCGATGTCCACGAACGGGTGGCCGAGGTACTCCACATCCATGTCCACTTCGCGATAGATGTCTTTTTCGAACGGCAGGATGACGTACATCTTTTTCCCGGTCTCGGCAATGGTGTGGATGCGTCCTTTACGTGAGGCCCACACCTGCGGGCTGATGAAATAGTAAACCGGACAGTTGTAGCGTTTGCACACCTTCGCCAGGCGCAGGTTGAAAAACGGGTAATTGATGAGGATGGCCCCGGCGTACCGGCCCTTGGCGATTTCGCGCGACAGCTTGCGGAAGATGACGAGGTGGTGCCAGAGGTTGCTGAAGAATTCGAACAAGCCCATGCCCCCCATGCGTTGAATGTCGAACAGGGTTTCGACGCCCGCGCTTTGCATGTGGTGGCCGCCGACGCCCTGGAAGGCAAGGCCGGGATGGCGTTGCTTCATGGCGGTGACGAGATTGCCGCCGTGCAGGTCGCCGGAGGCTTCCCCGGCGACGATCAGGAGGCGCTGGGCGGATGCAGTCATGCGGATTCCGGGGGCTGGGGGGTGTCCGCCTGATCGGGCGGGTCCACGCAGATGATGGCGAGGCCTGCCGCATCCGCCATGTCAATCACGGTTTCCTGTTCGATGATCATAACGCGCCCGGCCTCAAGAGCCAGCACCGCCGCCTTGCCCGCGATCAATTGCTCGATGGTTTTCGGTCCAATGCCGGGGCTGTCGAAACGGTAATCCTGATCGGTGCGGCTGACTTTGATGACGGTGCAGCCGCCCTGCGACAGCTCGCAACCGCGGGCGATGGCGTTGTCGGTGCCTTCCACCGCTTCCACGGCGATCACGGTGCCGTCCTTCACCACCAGCGTCTGCCCGATTTCCTGGTCGGCCATGTAGCGGGCGATGGGAAACCCGGTGTCGATATCGGCCAGCGCTTTTTTGGACGGCCGGGTGCGGGTCAACACTCCGGCGGACGGATACAGTTCTTGCATGAAATCCATCTGGTTGAGTACGGTGTAGCCGCGTTTCTCCACTTCCTCAATGATACGGACCAGAATGGTTTTGTCCTGATTGGTGGCCAGAGACATCATGATCTTGAGGGAGACCATGTCGAACATCTGCGGTTGGAACACCATCGCCTTATCGACCTTGCCTAAAATGAGGACGTCGCGGACATGGGTGTCTTCGAGGGCTTTGAAAATCTGTCCGGCTTTGACCGGGCTGATGCAGAAATTTTTTTCGACGTACGGCTTGAGGGTGTCACCAATGGCTTCGGTGAACGACACGGAGATCAGCGGGATGCCGCGCTCCTTCGCCTTGCGGGCGAAGTACACGGGGATGGCCCCGGCGCCGGCGATCAGGCCGATGGGTTGTGCGCTGTCGTGGTTCATGATCGTTGGTTCCCGATGGCGGCGGCGCCCGGCCGGAAAGAATGTGTGGAAGGTGAGGCGCGGCGGGCGCGTTTCCTCACGTTCCGGTTCTCTGCCGGTTGAAGGTGTCCACGATGCCGAGGGCGATTTCCAGCGAGTACAGTTCCTTGTCCACGGCGACATTGCGCGGGGTGCCGTTTTGCACGCAGTCCAGAAAATGCTGCAACTCCAGTTTGAGCGGGTTGTCCTTGTGAACGAAAATCCGTTCGATCAGGGACTCCTGCTTGTAGCGGAGGGTGTCCTTGCTCAACTGGTGTTCGGACGAAGACTGGCGGTGTACGTAAATTTCCTGATCGGTGTAATCGAGCAGCACGTAAGATTCCTTCTGCGTCACCGACAGCGTGCGGATTTTATTCTGCGAGGCGCGGCTGGCGATGATGTTGGCCATGCATCCGTTTTCGAACACCATCTGCACGTTCACCAGGTCGTCCCGCCCGGAGAACACGGATGTGCCCATGACGTTGGTGCTGATCACCTTCGATTGCATCAGGTTGAGCACGATGTCGATGTCGTGAATCATGATGTCGAGCACCACACCGTCATCCTTGATGCGCTGGTTGAACGGCCCCGTGCGTTTGCATTCGACGAACACCGGGTCCTGCACCAGTTTGTGCAGTTCCTGGACGGCGCCGTTGAAGCGCTCGACATGACCGATGTGCAGGATGAGGTTTTTTTTCTCGGCGATGTCGAACATTTCGCGTGCGTGGTCGAGGTTGTTGGCGCACGGTTTTTCCAGCAGCACATGAATGCCCGCGTTCAGAAAATCTTTGGTGACCGGGTAGTGCAGGACGGTGGGGACGGCCACGACCACGACATCCACCTTGCCGAACATGTCCTTATAATCGGTGACCGGAGTCAGGCCGAATCGTTGGCTGATTTCCTGGCAACGTTCTTCGTTGACGTCGGAGATGTGTGTCAACTTGAGGTCGCGCATTTCGGCCAGCACGCCGACATGATACAACCCCATTTTCCCAATGCCGACCACGCCGGCTCGCAGTGCTTCCATCAATCGATAAATCCTCGTTTTGAGTTCTTCATAAAATCAATAAGATATCGGATTTCGGGGTGCATTTCAATTTCCGCCTCGATCTTTTCAATCACCTGAGTCGTGTTCCACTCCGGACTGCGGATCAGTTTGATGGCCGTTTTGACGGCGGTGCGCACCTCCGGCTTGATATCGCGCCGCCGGAGACCGACGGCATTGAGGCCGACCAGCCCAGCCGGGTTTCCCGCGACGGTGGTGTAGGGCAGGACGTCCTGGTTGACGCCGGACATGCCGCCCACCATGGCGCAGGTGCCGACGCGCACGTGCTGGTGGATACCGACCTGGCCGGAAATGAAGGCGAAATCCTCCACCACAATGTGCCCGGACAAGCCCGCGTAGTTGACCACCACCACGTGGTTGCCGATGTGGCAGTCGTGCGCGACATGTGCGTACCCCATCAGCATGCAATGGCTGCCGACGGTGGTGGCCTCGTTCTCGATGCCGGAACGGTGGATGGTGACGTATTCGCGGATGACGGTGTTGTCGCCGATGCGGGTGGTCGTCGGCATATCGCGTTTGAAGCCGGTAATCTGCGGCTCACCGCCAATCTGCGCGCCCTGAAAGATGCGGCAGTTTCCGCCAATGGTGGTGCCGGGCTCGATCAACACGTGCGGGCCGATTTCGGTGCCTTCGCCAATGGTCACGTTGGAACCGATGAGGCTGTAATGGCCGACCTGAACGTTGGGGCCGAGTTGGGCTGCGGGATCGATGATGGCAGTATGGGCGATGGTCACTGAATGGGTTCCGTGGTTGAGAGTTGCGGCCGGGGTCGAACGGGCGGCGGGTCAGGGTGCAGTCCGCACACTTGGTACAGATCGATTGTAAACCCTGAGGGCAAACGTTTTCAATCTTTTCCGAGAATGGCTTGGATTTGGCCCTCGGCCACCACCGTGTCCCCGACAAAGGCCTGTCCCTGGAAGCGGAACAGTTCGCCGCGTTGCTTGATCTTGGTCAATTCCATGCGCAGGGTGTCGCCGGGCAGCACGGGTTTGCGGAATTTAACGCCGTCGATGCCGGTGAACAGCACCGAGGCATGGCCTTCTTTTTTGAGGACCCGGAGTGCCAGGATGCAGGCGACCTGAGCCATGGCTTCGATGATCAGGACGCCGGGCATGACCGGGTATTCCGGAAAATGACCGGGGAAAAACGGCTCGTTGTGCGTCACGTTCTTGATGCCGACGATGCGGCTGTCGTCATCGCATTCGATCACCTTGTCCACCAGCAAAAGCGGGTAACGGTGCGGAATGATTTTCTTGATGTCGTTGATGTCGAGCATGGTTTCCTCAAAGAGTGGGCGTGCACGCCGATATTTTTGGAAACCGGCAGCCGGAGCCTCCGCGTGTCATTTATGAACGCGGTTGTAGGTCTCGGTCGCCAGCTGGGTCAAGTCCGCGGACGCATCGCTGTAAAAAACGGTTTTCTGTTCCAGGATCATGGTCAGATTTTTCTGCTTGCCGAGTTTTTGAATGACCCCCATCATTTTTTTCAGGATGCGATTGGTGATCTCCTGCTCCTTGCGGGCGAACTCGTCATTGCGATCCTGCACGTAACGCTCCAGATCCTTTTTTTCCTGAATGAAACGCTCTTCCTTTTTCTTCTTCAGGTTGGGATCGAGAACAAAGCTCTGCTTGTTGATTTCTTCCAGGAGGTTCTGCACGCGTTTTTCCTTGAGCGCGATGCGTTTCTTTTCTTCATCGAAATCCGTTTTGAATTTCTGCAGGGCGTTCTTGAATTCTTGGGTGCCGGAAACCGCCTGCTGCATGTTGATGAAGCCGATTTTCACATCGGCGGCGCGGGCCTGGGTGGTGGAAAACGGGAGCAGAGCCCAAGCCAAACCCAGCACCAGAACCATTTTCCATATGGGTGCGATGTTGTTTCCTGTCCTGTTCATTGAAACCTCTCTTAATGATGCGTCGTTAAAAAGCATTGCCCGCGGAGAAGTGAAATTCGGCGTTGGTGTCGCCGGGCACCGCGTCGAGTTTGATACCGTATGCAAGGGAAATGGGACCGAAGGGACTGAGGAACCGAACGCCGCCGCCCACGCTTTGGCGCATGTTGGCAAGGTCGATGTGCCTTGATGTGGTCGAGGTATCGAACCCATCCCCATACACGTTGCCCCGGTCGTAGAATCCGAAGATTCGAAATTCCTTGGTGACCGGGTATTGCAGTTCCACATTGAGCAGCAGGGCCTGGTCACCGCCGATGGGGTCGCCGTTCCGGTCTTTGGGACCGACCTGGCGGATGGTGAACCCGCGCAGCGAATTGGAACCACCCATGAAGTAACGTTCGAAGATCGGGAGTTCGTCGCTGCCGTAACCCTCCGCAAACTGGACTTCTCCGTGCAGGGCGAGGACCAGTTGGCCGATCAGAGGCTGGTAATACGTGCCTTCGTAACTGGTCTTGTGAAAGTCAGCGCCGCCCAGAAAGCTCCCGGCGAACTCAAATCGTACCACATGCCGGGTGCCCTGTGTAGGGTTTAAAAAGTCATCGCGGGTGTCGCGGATGAAGGTGGGGCCGATGCGGCTGGTGGTGCGTGTGCCGTTTTGCAGGAACGTGGTCTGGCTGGCCGGATCCACATCGGAGATCTGGACGTTCTCGAACCGGTAACCGAATCCCAGCCAGTCGGTTTCCGAAAGGTTTTTACCCAGCCGGATGCCGCCGCCGGTGGAGCGGCTGTCGAAGCTGAAAAAGTTCGACCGGCGGTTGAACAGATCGAGGCCGGCGGAAATATCGCTGTCAAAGATTCGGGGATCGGTGAAATTGAAATTGAAGTTGGTGCGCCGGGCCGAAAGGTCGGTGGACAGGTTCAGGCTGCGTCCGGTGCCGAACAGGTTGTTCTGCGAGATGGAGGCGTTGAAGATGACTTTCTCGACGGAACTGAACCCAGCGCCGAAGGTCACCGCGCCCGTGGGGCGTTCGGTGACGGTGGTGGTGAGATCGACCAGCTCCGGGCTGTCGCCGCGGCGGGTGTCGATCTTCACGCTTTCAAAAAAACCGAGGTTGTTGATGCGCTGCTTGGTGCGCTTGAGTTTCTTGCTGTTGAACAGCTCCCCTTCCTTCAGGCGGTACTCGCGGCGGATGACGTTGTCCTGGGTGCGGGTGTTGCCGTAAATGTCCACCTTGCCGACATACACTTTGCGTCCGGGGTTGACGTTGACTTCGACATCGACGGTTTTGCTTTCTTCGTCGAGCAGTGTCTGCGGCAGGGCGTCGGCGTAGGCGTAGCCTTTTTCGGAATACAGTTCGGATATCTTCAACGCGTCTTCCCGTATTTGCGTGGCGTTGTAGATTTCTCCCTTCTTCGACTGGATGACTGTCAGCAGCTCTTCACGCGAGTAGGTCTCATCGCCTTCGACGGTGATGCCTCCCAGCCGGTACTGCTCGCCTTCGTCGATATGAATATCGACGTAAATTTCCTTGTCCTCGCGGTTGATCTCAAGAGTCGGGTCCTGAATGCGGACCTTGAGGAAACCGTGGTCGTGATAAAAGGACTCCAGCCGCAGGACGTCGATGCGCAGCACGTCCTTTTTGTAGATGCCGGATTCGTCGAACCACGACAGCCAGGTTTCTTCCTTGGTTTCCATGTGATCTTCGAGTTCGCCGTGATCGAAGGCCTTGTTGCCGTGAAACCGGACTTCCTCGATCTTGACCTTCTCGCCTTCCTTGATCTCGATGACCACATTCACCAGCCCGTTTTTGCTGATCTGGTGCTGGATATCGATCTGCACCAGAAAGAAGGCCTTTTCCTTGTAATGCGCGGTGAGCTTGGTGATGCTGTCCTGGATGAGATGCTCGCGGAAGGTGGCGCCACGCTTGAGGGAAATCAAGGGGCGCAGGTCTTCGGTTTTGAGGCTGGTATTGCCTTTGAATTTCACGTCGCCGACCGAGGGGATTTCCTCGACCCTGTAAATGACGGTCACACCGTCGGCCATCGGTTGGGTCTCGACGCGGATGTCGGAAAACTGGCCGAGGCTGTAAATCTGCTCGATGTCCTTGCCGACGAGGGCGCGGGACAGGGGCTCGCCGACTTTCGTCTGAATGTAATACAGGATGGTGGAGGCATCCACCCGCTGATTGCCGCGGATTTCAATGCCGCGGACGATGGGGTCGGCGGCGAGTTGCGCCCAGCCAGGAGCGCACCAGAAAGGGATCAGCAGCAACAGGAGGCACGCAAGCACAAACCGGCAAATCCGTGCCGGTGGACCTGACCGGTGAAGTACAAAAGGGCATGCGTCCAATGTTTTATGGGAATGGGTGGGTTTTCGGGCAAAAAAAAGTATTAAGCTTTACGGCCTAAACAACCATAAAGCTTAATACCTTGTCTAGAAAAATCAATGGTGGACACGCTTTGCGCCGGACTGCGGCGCTCACACCATCACGCGGTGTTGAGCGCCCCGGTCTTTTCGGTGAAGACGAGTTCGTCGTCTCCGAGAGTGACTTCCACCACACCGCCGGATTTGAAGCGGCCCTTGAGCATTTCGTCGGACAGCACGTCTTCCAGATGTTTCTGAATGGCGCGCTTCAACGGCCGGGCGCCGAAGTTGCGGTCATAGCCCTTTTCGGCCAGCCACTTCTTGGCGTCTTCCGACATGTCGATGGTCAGACCCTGCTGGATCAACTGCTCGTTCAACTGTTGCAGTTGGATGTCGAGGATCTGCGTTACGTCTTCCAGTGTCAACGGATGGAACACGACCACGTCGTTCAACCGGTTGAGGAACTCCGGATTGAACGTTTTGCGCAGATCCTGTTTGAGATCCTTTTCCATCTTGTCGAAACTCATGTCCACGTCGTCCTTGTGGAATCCGAGGGACCCCTTGTCCAGCATCTTGGAACTGATGTTGGAAGTCATGATGATGACGGTGTTCTTGAAATCGATGTTGCGACCGTAGCTGTCGGTCAACCGGCCATCGTCCATGATCTGCAACAGCAGGTGGAAGACATCCGGGTTGGCTTTTTCGATCTCGTCGAACAGGACCACGGAGTACGGTTTGCGCCGGACCTTTTCGGTCAACTGCCCGCCTTCTTCGTAACCCACGTAGCCGGGAGGTGCGCCGGTGAGGCGGGAGACGTTGAATTTCTCCATGTACTCGGACATGTCGAGGCGGATGAGCGCATCGCGCTGGCCGAACAGGAACTCGGCCAAAGCACCGGCCAACTCCGTTTTACCGACACCCGTCGGACCGAGGAACAGGAAGGTGCCGATCGGCCGCCGCATGTCCTTGAGTCCGGACCGCGAACGGCGAATGGCCTTGGTGATGGCCTCGACCGCTTCCTTCTGGCCGACGATCTTGTTGCCCAGCTCCTCCGCCATGTTGAGCAGGCGGGTGGATTCCTTCTCTTCGATGCGATTGAGCGGAATGCCCGTCATGCTGGAAACGACGGCGGCGATGTCCTCTTCCGTGATGTTGGGTTCCTGCAACTGATTTTCCTGCTCCCAACTGTTCCGCGCCTGTTCCAGCCGGGTGCGCAGTTCTTCTTCCTTGTCGCGCAGGTCCACGGCTTTTTCGAACTCCTGGTTCTCGATACGCACTTTCTTCTCGCGAACGAGGGTGTCGATTTCCCGCTGGATCTCGCGCATTTCCGGAGACTGCGTGGCCTTGCGGAGACGCACCCGGGAACCGGCTTCGTCGATCACGTCGATCGCCTTGTCGGGCAGGAACCGGTCGTTGATGTACCGGTCCGCAAACCGGACGGCGGTGATGA of Nitrospina watsonii contains these proteins:
- a CDS encoding OmpH family outer membrane protein, which produces MNRTGNNIAPIWKMVLVLGLAWALLPFSTTQARAADVKIGFINMQQAVSGTQEFKNALQKFKTDFDEEKKRIALKEKRVQNLLEEINKQSFVLDPNLKKKKEERFIQEKKDLERYVQDRNDEFARKEQEITNRILKKMMGVIQKLGKQKNLTMILEQKTVFYSDASADLTQLATETYNRVHK
- the lpxB gene encoding lipid-A-disaccharide synthase, whose translation is MTASAQRLLIVAGEASGDLHGGNLVTAMKQRHPGLAFQGVGGHHMQSAGVETLFDIQRMGGMGLFEFFSNLWHHLVIFRKLSREIAKGRYAGAILINYPFFNLRLAKVCKRYNCPVYYFISPQVWASRKGRIHTIAETGKKMYVILPFEKDIYREVDMDVEYLGHPFVDIARPRLSKDEALREFGLDPNVQTVGLMPGSRMSEINFLLEDMLGAAHIIHNELGACQFLLPVADSIDPDLIRDRLGENPLGIRIVTGRNYEVMATSDFLIMASGSATLEAGLLECPMLIIYKVHPVTYFIARFFTDIRLFGLINIVAEEQVATELLNEQVTPKAIADETLKVLNDAERAARFHQQLKDVRRSLGEPGVVDRIAQNILDSLNPPAPGR
- a CDS encoding ATP-dependent Clp protease ATP-binding subunit, producing the protein MFKRFTERARRVIILAREEAELYRHEYLGTEHILQGVIKDGGGIAVALLQKSGVDLNQIKQELEKNLPRSSNSLVIGDIPFTSRAKKVLEFAVEEARSLNHNYIGTEHLLLGLLKEKEGVACRVLNSFGMYFDDVKEKLVEMFKEPAESSREAGKTPTLDEFSRDLTQMALAGKLDPIIGRAKEIERVIQILSRRTKNNPVLIGEPGVGKTAIVEGLAQLIVEREVPDSLFDKRVVSLDLGSLIAGTKYRGQFEARLKGIMKEITQNDNIILFIDELHTLVGAGAAEGSVDASNMLKPALSRGEIQCVGATTLEEYRKYIEKNGALERRFQPIIVNPPSVEETIEIIRGLKVPYEVHHKAKITDEAIITAVRFADRYINDRFLPDKAIDVIDEAGSRVRLRKATQSPEMREIQREIDTLVREKKVRIENQEFEKAVDLRDKEEELRTRLEQARNSWEQENQLQEPNITEEDIAAVVSSMTGIPLNRIEEKESTRLLNMAEELGNKIVGQKEAVEAITKAIRRSRSGLKDMRRPIGTFLFLGPTGVGKTELAGALAEFLFGQRDALIRLDMSEYMEKFNVSRLTGAPPGYVGYEEGGQLTEKVRRKPYSVVLFDEIEKANPDVFHLLLQIMDDGRLTDSYGRNIDFKNTVIIMTSNISSKMLDKGSLGFHKDDVDMSFDKMEKDLKQDLRKTFNPEFLNRLNDVVVFHPLTLEDVTQILDIQLQQLNEQLIQQGLTIDMSEDAKKWLAEKGYDRNFGARPLKRAIQKHLEDVLSDEMLKGRFKSGGVVEVTLGDDELVFTEKTGALNTA
- a CDS encoding LpxI family protein, translated to MNHDSAQPIGLIAGAGAIPVYFARKAKERGIPLISVSFTEAIGDTLKPYVEKNFCISPVKAGQIFKALEDTHVRDVLILGKVDKAMVFQPQMFDMVSLKIMMSLATNQDKTILVRIIEEVEKRGYTVLNQMDFMQELYPSAGVLTRTRPSKKALADIDTGFPIARYMADQEIGQTLVVKDGTVIAVEAVEGTDNAIARGCELSQGGCTVIKVSRTDQDYRFDSPGIGPKTIEQLIAGKAAVLALEAGRVMIIEQETVIDMADAAGLAIICVDPPDQADTPQPPESA
- the bamA gene encoding outer membrane protein assembly factor BamA, which produces MLACLLLLLIPFWCAPGWAQLAADPIVRGIEIRGNQRVDASTILYYIQTKVGEPLSRALVGKDIEQIYSLGQFSDIRVETQPMADGVTVIYRVEEIPSVGDVKFKGNTSLKTEDLRPLISLKRGATFREHLIQDSITKLTAHYKEKAFFLVQIDIQHQISKNGLVNVVIEIKEGEKVKIEEVRFHGNKAFDHGELEDHMETKEETWLSWFDESGIYKKDVLRIDVLRLESFYHDHGFLKVRIQDPTLEINREDKEIYVDIHIDEGEQYRLGGITVEGDETYSREELLTVIQSKKGEIYNATQIREDALKISELYSEKGYAYADALPQTLLDEESKTVDVEVNVNPGRKVYVGKVDIYGNTRTQDNVIRREYRLKEGELFNSKKLKRTKQRINNLGFFESVKIDTRRGDSPELVDLTTTVTERPTGAVTFGAGFSSVEKVIFNASISQNNLFGTGRSLNLSTDLSARRTNFNFNFTDPRIFDSDISAGLDLFNRRSNFFSFDSRSTGGGIRLGKNLSETDWLGFGYRFENVQISDVDPASQTTFLQNGTRTTSRIGPTFIRDTRDDFLNPTQGTRHVVRFEFAGSFLGGADFHKTSYEGTYYQPLIGQLVLALHGEVQFAEGYGSDELPIFERYFMGGSNSLRGFTIRQVGPKDRNGDPIGGDQALLLNVELQYPVTKEFRIFGFYDRGNVYGDGFDTSTTSRHIDLANMRQSVGGGVRFLSPFGPISLAYGIKLDAVPGDTNAEFHFSAGNAF
- a CDS encoding Gfo/Idh/MocA family protein; translated protein: MMEALRAGVVGIGKMGLYHVGVLAEMRDLKLTHISDVNEERCQEISQRFGLTPVTDYKDMFGKVDVVVVAVPTVLHYPVTKDFLNAGIHVLLEKPCANNLDHAREMFDIAEKKNLILHIGHVERFNGAVQELHKLVQDPVFVECKRTGPFNQRIKDDGVVLDIMIHDIDIVLNLMQSKVISTNVMGTSVFSGRDDLVNVQMVFENGCMANIIASRASQNKIRTLSVTQKESYVLLDYTDQEIYVHRQSSSEHQLSKDTLRYKQESLIERIFVHKDNPLKLELQHFLDCVQNGTPRNVAVDKELYSLEIALGIVDTFNRQRTGT
- the fabZ gene encoding 3-hydroxyacyl-ACP dehydratase FabZ, with translation MLDINDIKKIIPHRYPLLLVDKVIECDDDSRIVGIKNVTHNEPFFPGHFPEYPVMPGVLIIEAMAQVACILALRVLKKEGHASVLFTGIDGVKFRKPVLPGDTLRMELTKIKQRGELFRFQGQAFVGDTVVAEGQIQAILGKD
- the lpxA gene encoding acyl-ACP--UDP-N-acetylglucosamine O-acyltransferase; amino-acid sequence: MTIAHTAIIDPAAQLGPNVQVGHYSLIGSNVTIGEGTEIGPHVLIEPGTTIGGNCRIFQGAQIGGEPQITGFKRDMPTTTRIGDNTVIREYVTIHRSGIENEATTVGSHCMLMGYAHVAHDCHIGNHVVVVNYAGLSGHIVVEDFAFISGQVGIHQHVRVGTCAMVGGMSGVNQDVLPYTTVAGNPAGLVGLNAVGLRRRDIKPEVRTAVKTAIKLIRSPEWNTTQVIEKIEAEIEMHPEIRYLIDFMKNSKRGFID